A single genomic interval of Camelina sativa cultivar DH55 chromosome 11, Cs, whole genome shotgun sequence harbors:
- the LOC104726896 gene encoding GDSL esterase/lipase At5g62930: protein MMRPEIVLFGDSITAQSFRSGGWGSALTDAYSRKADVVVRGYGGYNTRWALFLLHHIFPPGSTSPPVATTIFFGANDAALKGRTSDRQHVPVEEYKDNVRRIVQHLKKCSPTMLIVLITPPPIDEAGRQSYAESLYGEKAMKEPERTNETTGIYAQHCVSLAEELGLRFVNLWSKMQETNDWQKKYLSDGLHLTPEGNGVVFEEVSRVFREAWLSPEEMPFDFPHHSQIDGENPSKAFEERCL from the exons ATGATGAGGCCGGAGATAGTTCTGTTCGGCGACTCGATAACGGCGCAGTCATTCAGATCCGGCGGTTGGGGATCTGCTCTTACCGACGCTTACTCTCGCAAGGCTGATGTTGTGGTTCGCGGCTACGGCGGCTACAACACCCGATGGGCTCTCTTCTTGCTTCATCACATTTTCCCTCCC gGCTCTACGTCTCCTCCTGTTGCTACGACGATATTCTTTGGTGCAAACGATGCAGCTCTTAAAGGAAGAACCAGTGATAGGCAACATGTGCCGGTGGAAGAGTACAAAGATAATGTCAGAAGAATTGTTCAGCATTTGAAG AAATGTTCACCTACAATGTTAATTGTGCTTATAACTCCACCACCAATTGATGAAGCTGGGCGGCAAAGTTATGCAGA ATCATTATATGGTGAGAAAGCTATGAAAGAGCCTGAGAGGACGAATGAAACAACGGGAATCTACGCACAACATTGTGTCTCATTAGCCGAGGAACTCGGTCTGCGATTTGTCAACTTATGGTCTAAGATGCAAGAAACCAATGATTGGCAGAAAAAGTACCTAAG TGATGGATTGCATCTCACTCCTGAAGGCAATGGAGTAGTTTTTGAGGAAGTCTCGAGAGTTTTTAGAGAAGCTTGGCTCTCTCCTGAAGAAATGCCGTTTGATTTCCCTCATCATTCGCAGATCGATGGTGAGAACCCATCAAAAGCTTTCGAAGAGCGTTGCTTATAA
- the LOC104726897 gene encoding dof zinc finger protein DOF5.6-like, producing the protein MGLTSLQVCMDSDWLQEAESSGGSMLDSSTTSPSAADILAACSTRPQASAVAVAAAALMDGGRRLRPPHDHPQKCPRCESTHTKFCYYNNYSLSQPRYFCKTCRRYWTKGGTLRNIPVGGGCRKNKKPSSSNSSSSTSSGKKPSNIITTNTTDLMALAHSHQNYQTSPLGFSHFGGLMGSYSTPEHSNVGFLESKYGGLLSQSPRPIDFLDSKFDLMGVNNDNLVMVDHGSNGDHHHHHNNHHMGLHHGLGLNNNNGGFNGISPGSNGNGGGLMDISACQRLMLSSYDHQHYNHQEDHQRVTTITDVKPNPKLLSLDWQQDQCYSNGGGNGGVGKSDGGGYGGGGYINGLGSSWNGLMNGYGSSTKTNSLV; encoded by the exons atggGTCTCACTTCTCTTCAAGTTTGCATGGATTCTGACTGGCTTCAG GAAGCTGAGTCATCAGGAGGAAGCATGTTAGACTCTTCAACGACTTCTCCATCAGCAGCCGACATACTCGCTGCTTGCAGCACTAGACCACAAGCCTCGGCCGTGGCTGTAGCTGCCGCGGCTCTGATGGACGGCGGAAGGAGGTTGCGTCCACCTCACGACCATCCCCAAAAGTGTCCTCGTTGCGAGTCAACACACACTAAGTTCTGTTACTACAATAACTATAGCCTCTCTCAGCCTCGTTACTTCTGCAAGACTTGTCGCCGTTACTGGACCAAAGGCGGCACTCTAAGGAATATTCCAGTTGGTGGTGGATGCCggaaaaacaagaaaccatcTTCCTCtaattcctcctcctccacttcTTCCGGCAAAAAGCCATCCAACATCATTACCACTAATACCACTGATCTTATGGCTTTAGCACATTCTCATCAGAATTACCAAACGTCACCTCTAGGATTTTCACATTTTGGTGGGCTGATGGGGTCTTACTCAACTCCGGAGCACAGTAACGTTGGTTTCTTGGAGAGCAAGTATGGGGGTTTACTTTCGCAGAGCCCTAGACCTATTGATTTCCTGGACAGTAAGTTTGATCTTATGGGAGTGAATAATGACAACCTGGTCATGGTTGATCATGGAAGTAAcggagatcatcatcatcatcacaataatcatCACATGGGTCTGCATCACGGGTTAGGTCTTAATAACAACAATGGTGGATTTAATGGGATTTCTCCGGGAAGCAATGGAAATGGTGGTGGTCTCATGGATATTTCGGCATGCCAAAGACTTATGCTATCTAGTTATGATCACCAACATTACAACcatcaagaagatcatcaaaggGTGACAACAATAACGGATGTGAAGCCAAATCCGAAGTTGTTATCGCTTGATTGGCAGCAAGATCAATGCTACTCCAATGGTGGTGGTAACGGAGGCGTAGGAAAATCTGACGGTGGTGGCTACGGTGGAGGTGGCTATATCAACGGTTTAGGTTCATCGTGGAACGGTTTGATGAATGGCTATGGATCCTCCACTAAAACAAACTCCTTGGTTTGA